AAGCGGCCGCGACCCGGGAAGGCGAGGAATGCGAGGTGGGCGGCCTGACGGACCAGCCAGGGGTGGTGCGGGGCCAGGGCCGTGCTGTAGGCGTCGCTGCACTGGGCGCCGGCGTCCGGGCCTCCGGGCGGCCCGGTTGCCACCCggtggaggcagagctgggaccagcGTAGCGCACGGTGCAGCAAGAGCATCGTTCGTGAACCCGGGTTCCGGGTCGAGTGCCGAGGGGCGACCCCGGGCCTCTCCCACGCCACCATGGTCGCCAGCGACGTGTAGTGAGCGGCCTCTGGACCGTGCACCAGAGCCTCGAGGACTGTCACTTTGGCGAAGGCCTCGCTTGTGGCGAAAGAGAAGACAGAGCCGAGGGGAGTTAGGAACCTGTATGTGTGCGATGGTGGGAAGGTTTGAGAGAGGGCGATGGTTCAGAAAGAGGCGGGGTCTGGATGGGGTAGGGAGACAACGAGCACTCACCTGACTAGCTCTCTCCACCCTGCCAGGTACTGCGACAACTCCACATCCCCTTTGGGGTTCAGACTGGCGCGAAACGGCCTCATTATGCGGCCCAGCATCCCGTGGGGGCTCAGACACTGAGGCTCTTCCCGTTCCAGGGATCCTGACTGTTGCTGGGCCTGGGGGTTAGATatgaggcggggggtgggggtgggggggagtgcaGAGCCCCTAGCTTGCAGGGTTCACCACGCCTCGCATTTGGGCTCTGAAGAAGTTATTGCTAAGGTCTAGCCAGTGTCCCTCCTGCTGTAACTCTCAGCTTCTGATGGGAGacgggagaggagaaggaggatcCACCTTTCATCAGATCCTCGGCCTGGTCCACTTCCCCTGCTCAGGGTCCTACCTGGAACTCctagtcccagccctgcccagagaGTACCTGGAAAGGTGGTAGTCCTTTGGCAATGCAGGACTGGGTCCCGGATCGGCAGCCTGAGAGGGCGCCTGGAGGAGGCGAGACAGAGCAGTGAGGGCCTTAGGTTCTGAGGGCCTGGAGTCCCGGATTCCTCCTGGAGCAGGTGAGGGAAGGGGCCACTCACGAAGGCTCTGAGCCCAGAGATAAAGAAGCAGTAGCGTGAAGATAATGAGAGGGATTGCACTGCGTCCCCAGCACCGAGGGACCAGCCGAGACAGTGAGGTGACCCCCATGGCTGCTTCAGGGACCACTGCCCTTGCCAGCCCCTGGCTAGTCCTTGTCCCTCCGCCttcaggagaggagagaagactGTGGTGCTCTGAGGTGCAAAGTGTTAATAATTAACCTAGTAAGGCCCCCTCCCCTGTGCCCTTTGCCCCAAAGGGCAGCATCTGAGGGGTGAGGGACTGGATGAAGAGGATTTGGGGTTTTTAGTAGCAGTGACACGTCTCTATATTTCCCTTCCCTGAATGGCCAGGTTGTAGTGAGAGGTAGCCTGGGTATTGTGAAGAGAGGCTGAGGTCAGAACCAGTTCCCCCAATGAGCAATGGTGTGAGCCCTAGGTTGACTCTCTGCTTGAATTCCCTCCACAGTAAATTGAAGGTAATAATAGGTTCTTTTGCAAACTtcatgtgaggattaaatgctaTTATACGTGCAAACCTTGTAAATGGAAAAGCTTACCACAATTGCTCCATAAATCTTATCTATTAAGTTCAAGCATGGGGCACCTGGGATCCACGGAACACCCACTTCTAAGTTCTCTCTCCTATCCCCAGGGAATCTTAACTTGATCTGGATGCATGATGTCTTAATCATATACTTTAggctgtctccttttttttttaattaaaaaaaattctttttgtctttttagggttgcacctgaggcatatggaagttcccagattaggggtcaaatcagagctgcagctgccggcctacaccacagccacaacaagggcAGGtcagagccaggtctgtgacctacaccacagctcacagcactgccagatctgtaacccactgagggaggccagggatcaaacctaagtcctcatggatactagtcaggttccttactgtagagccacagtggaaactcctaggcTGTCTCCTTTTACATCTttgaggtttaattttttttaaatctccagatTGATGCCTGAATCATTCATCAAACCAATTTTTATTAACTACTTCCGCATGCCAGGCCTTGTACTAGGCTCCAAGAAGACAAATGTGCCTTTGCAGAGGTCAAGGTCCATTGGGAAATTTACCATCAGTCTGCCCTACTGAAATGTGAGCTCTGATGAAAAAAAgggcccttctttttttttttttctttttttcgctatttcttgggccgctcttgtggcatatggaggttcccaggctaggggtcagatcggagctgtagccactggcctacgccagagccacagcaacgcgggatccgagccgtgtctacaacttataccagagctcacggcaacgctggagcgtcaacccactgagcaagggcagggaccgaacccacaacctcatggttcgtagtcagatttgttaaccactgtgccatgacgggaactcccaaaaagggGCCCTTCTTGCTACCCTATTTATAGCACTTAGAATATTGCCTGGACCAAAACCCATTATTCCTAAATAAGTATATATGGGATAAACAAAGGAACTTATATGAGGGGCAGGCAAATCAGTGGTGGTACTCCATGCAAATTTGAgccagtttggttttttttcccctcaaatcaGGAGTCCACCTGGTGGTCATAGCGGGAAAAACATTCAGGGGAAGGATAAGGAAGCAAGAGAGGAAACATCTGCTTTCAGCCCCCTGTCCACAAGCTTAGAATTTTTCCTGTCTTTGtgcattttctatattttcttttcttttcttttttgtcttttttagggccacacccgtggcatatggaaccCTCCTCCTGGATGGAGCcctccttctggatactagttgggtttgttaccactaagccacaacaggaactcctgtgtacattttctttttttaaaaacgttttaaaataaagtatagttgacttaaaatgttgtgtcaatgcatatatatatttctttttaggcctgtacttacagcatatggaggtttccaggctagtggtcaaatctgagctgcagctgcctgcctacctcacagccacagcaacagaggatcggagccatgtctacaacctacaccacagctcatggtaactccggatccttaactctctgagcgaggccagggatcgaacctgcatccttatggatcctcgttaactgttgagccacaaagggaactccctcaatgtacattttcttttgagGGGGAGGGGTGTCCCAGAATCTCAAGGAGTTGGGGCTCCAGTCATTCACAAGATGTTTCCCAGCTGCCACAGGTCATGGATTCTTGCCCTGTCTCACTTTGATGTCCCTCACATCCTGGAGGTTCCTTGTCTGCTGGGATTCTGGAACCATCACTTCCATCCCTAGCGTGGGTTCCCCATCTCCCAGTGTTGGAACGTTTCCCAGCTTGTTAACTGTGACTTAGGCAAGTCCTTTGCCATTTTGCAGCCCCAGctccctcatctgcaaaataggaaGGATAATTCCCACCTCCTACAATTGTTGTATTGATTAAATAAAACCTGCCTGCAAAACACTACCcatggagttgccattgtggctcagcaggttaagaatcctgctagtatctatgaagatgcgggtacgatccctggcttcactcagtgggttgaggatgggcatggctgcaagttgtggcataggttgcagatgccacagGGATCCTgccgttactgtggctgtggccataggctccaactggacccccacatgccgcaggtatggccctaaaaataaaacaaaaccaaggaaaaaaaaaaaaaaaaaaaaacgctagcCACGATTCATGGAGTATACTTTGTAAAGGTTCTGTAGGTTAGTGGTTATTTGAGTCCCTCAGTTCtcgctgcccctcctcctctggcgCTAGGAGCTTCCGATTCCTTGAGCAGAGAATCGAGTTGGTAGGCTTCCGGAGCGGATTAGTTTTGGGTGTCACTTAATCCCCGTGGCCCTTCCGCAATCCGAGCCCTTTCAGGAAGAGCGGTGGTATACACCTCTCGAAAGGGCTGGGGCTCACAGAGGCTGCGGGATGAAGCCGGGCACGGGAgccaagctgctgctgctgctgctgtgggcgGCATGCGGCAAGTGCGCCAGAGCAGATGGGCCTAGCGGCTACACGTCGGTCATCGAGGTGACCAACGGGGGCCCCTGGGGCGACTGGGCCTGGCCCGAGATGTGTCCTGACGGATTCTTCGCCAGTGGATTCTCTCTCAAGGTAGGGGCTCAGGCCTAGGTCTCGGAGGGGACCCGAGAGCCGAGGATGGCAGTCTTCTGATTCATCCTCACCTCCCCTCTCGCTCGCCCAGGTGGAGCGCCCCCAAGGCATTCCCGGCGACGACACGGCTCTGAACGGGATCCGGCTGCACTGCGCCCGCGGGAATGCCGAGCTCAACACCCACGTGGTGGAGTCCCAGTCTGGAAGGTGGGGGGTAGGGACCGAGGATTCccccagggtggggggatgccTCACCCTCCGAtacacacaccccctcccagcAGGCAGGTTCCTTCAGAGCTGTGGGGTGATTTAGCCCTGGGAAGCGGGTGCAAGTCCTCCCCGCCGCATCTCGGTCGTGGAGCCCCGGGCCTGGGTTGGGCTGGACGTGGGTAGGGGGCGCTCGCGGAGCCAGGGCGTCTCTGCTTCCCCCGCAGGTGGGGCGTGTGGAGTGAGCCACTGTGGTGTCCGGGGGGCGGCTTCCTGGTGGCCTTCTCGCTTCGCGTGGAAGCGCCCGTGACCCCCGGGGACAACACAGCTGCGAACAACGTGCGCTTCCGCTGCTCAGACGGCACGGAGCTGCAGGGGCCCGGCCTGGCCTGGGGAGAGTTTGGAGACTGGAGTGAGCCGTGCCCCAAAGGCGTGTGCGGCTTGCAGACGAAGATCGAGCGGCCCAGAGGCCTCCGCGACGACACCGCTATTAATGACGCACGCTTTTTCTGCTGCCGCAATTGACACCATCGCCGCCCTCTCCCAGCCCCAAGTCTAGTCCCGCCGCCGCTATTAAAACTCCTCTGTCCTGGCTGTGGTCTGGTCTGGGAAACTGCGTCTCCCCGTCTTCCTCCTTTCCTAGCATTGGCCCAGGCTCAGATTCAGGTTTGGTCTCAGGAGTCCATGCCAGGGTACTGAAAGTTACCGACCCACAgctcagaaaacaaagaaacaaacaaaaaacaaacaaacacctaaaAACAATTCTGGGAGCTTCTCTTTTGGCTCACTGTTCATGAAgcagactagtacccatgagccTGATCCaggctgttgccatgagctgtggtgcaggttgcagacatggctcagatcccatatggctgtggctgtggtgtagaccagcagctgcagcttgatttgacccctagcctgggaacctccatatgccgtgagtgtgacctaaaactcaaaaaacaaaacaatacaaaaaaactCTACCAAATTAGGTGACAACGCTATAATGCTTTAAGGAGTGCATTTCTAGCACATAAGAGGTTTAAGAGACGAATGTGTCTTTTCCATAGTTTTCCTCACCCTCCGGCCCCCAACTCAAACAGATGCTTTTCTGTTTACTGAGTCCTGCTGAGAATCTTTGTCATCGATGCCTTCTCTGCCTAGAAGCCCCCAGCTGTCCATGTGGTTAGCCCACCCACCAGATTTCCCCCCAATTTCTTTCTCAGACTGTATCTTATTTAAAAGTCCACCCATGAGTCAGTATCCCATTACTACTGCGTTTTATCTGTTTGTTCGTTTATTGATGCATCCacaggcatagggaagttcccaggctaggggtcccacccatgcctccacagcaacccaaaacactgcagagacaacccaggatccttaatccgctgcagCCACGGGGAACTCCTCTAGTGCCACTTTTAAAAGGTGTCCATCTTCTACTTCTGGAATGTTAAATTCTTTCAGAGCACAGACCTTGCCTGTCTTGTTTACACTGTGTTTCCAGCGCACCAACagctcaataattatttattaagaaaacagGCAGGGTGCAAGGGCTCCAAACATGAGAGCCCGGAGCTCCGATGTATCTGAAGGCCATCGGACCTTCCCTTTATAGGGCGCAATTAGAGACGCGGAAGAGAGCTCGTAGGAGTTTATTCCAGGGCGGGAGCGGGCCAGGTGGGTATCCAGGAGCAACAGACCAGGTCGGTGGAGTCTCACTGACCGGCGCCCTGCCGGAAAAGAGAAAGTGAGGATGCAGCCAGGGAGCAAACAGGCTTCCTCGGCAACTCCATCCCACACCGTCCCACCTCCTTCCTGCAATCGCCACAGAAGACACCAATGCACGCATTCACCAACTGCACCCCACACAGCAAGATCTCCAGGCACGAGGCGGCCACCAGCAGCGAGAAGAGCGTCACGTTCCAGTAGACCACACCGGGTGGCTCCACGCACAAGCTCCACTGGGTGCGGTTGAGCAGGTAAGAGCCTCTGCGGGGCGGGGCAGGATCACGTGAGAAACGGAGGCCACgtgccgccccccgcccctcccgcccgCGGCTTCCCGCCCCGCGCACGCGCAGAGAGGCATATGCCAAGGGATCGTTTGGCCCACGTGGAGGAAGCTGTCTTGAAGCCGAATCCTGCCGAAGTTTCCCGGTCCAGGTGGGAAAGGCAGGTGGGCAGAGGCAGAGAATGCGGCGAGTGAGCGAATGCAGGCTAAGCCTTACGCGGTCTCTTCGAAGTGGTAACCCCAGGAGTCGTTCATAAAGCATTTGGGTCCAGTTCGGAGCCCGGCTCCCGATACCGAGAGGCAGTAGATGGCACCCAGCATCCCGAACGCTGAGCAGAAGACCGAGCGCAGCATCTGGAGGCAGAATGCCAGGAGAGGTGAGTAGCGACGCCCCCTTCCCATTTCTGCAGCTACCTCGCACCCCTTATTACCCAGCTCATCTCCAGTCACGTTAAAAATACAtcctcccccctccaaaaaaatacatttcccttCAAACCCTGGGGCTTGGAGTCCTGCTAACCCCGAGAGCCAGGGGCCGCAGGGGTTCTTGGGGGTTGTAGTCCGCTCTGGTTTAGGCCCACTGAAGCCTAAGTTGTGTGGGTGCGAGGTAGGGGTGAGGTGGTACCTGGGACGCAGGAGAGGAGCTCGTGAAGGTTTGAATTCTGCAGAGGGTCCAGCCAAGGCTTTAGGTGTGATTCTTCAAAGACCAGTTTAAGgccagtgccttttttttttttttttttttgccttttaggaccctatctggcacatggaggttcccaggctaggggtcaaatcagagctacagcctcccgcctacactacagccacagcaatggcagatctgagctttgtctgcgacctacaccacagctcatggcaacaccagatccttaacccactgagcaaggccagggattgaacccgcaacctcacggttcctagtcagatttgtttccactgggccacgacaggaactctgtgccGTCCTAATTTGGATCTTACCCTGCAGCGATTTCCACAGCAGCCTGTACCACAACAGCCTTTGCCGCCTGCTCGAACAGCAGCGATTCCCGGACACAGTACCTGTGGGAGGAGAGTCAATGTCATAGTGAGTCCCCCAGGCCCCCAACTTGCACCAGGGCTTCCCTCCTCCTCGAATCTGCCTGTGATGCCTTCAGCCCTTTGGACTAGAGGAAGACCTTATCTCTGCTTCTCCTGGAGCTCTGTGGGGCTCTGCCTGAAATGTATCTTTGTGTGCCTCCTTATCTCTGTCTAGATCGTAGCCTCCAGGAGAGTAGGGCCTAATATCATTATATCCCCCAGAAATCGTATAGCAGGTGCCCGACTGAATAAGAGTTAGGAGGCTCACTTCACCCTCCATGAAATGATTCAtctctctggatctcagttttgtcctctgtaaaatgggcctcCATACTTCTCAGGGCTGTTCTCTGGATATGCTGAAGTGACAGGTTGACTTGATATCAAGACTGGCTCAGAGTAAATGGTCAAAAACTATAAAGTCCCTCGGgagcagaagagaagagaggtgtTGGCGTGTCTGGTGAAGTAAGATTATGGTGCAAGGTGGAGGAGATTGTTTGTGAAGAGTCTGATGGGGAGAGTAGGAAACCCCAAGAATACAATCCCGGTCCTCTCCCTGTGGCCTCACACACAGAGCCCATCCCCCTCCTAGGGCATCAGCTGTTCCCTCTAATAGTCGCCTCCTTAATTGATGCCCTGGAATTAAAATCTCATTGCCTGAAGGGTATGTTCTTTGGAATGTCTTGGTTTTATCTCACGTTCAGCCAGCCTCCTACTGACATCACAATTTATTCCCCCCAATTCATCTCCCTTTGACCCTCTTGTCTCCATCAGTGGAAATATCCTCCAGGTCGCCCACGCCTGAACTTGAATTTTCCACTCCCAGCCAGACCTCAAGTCCTCGTGACTTTTCCTTCAGTGGCTCTTGAATCTGCCagtcctttcttcttcccacaGTCAAGCCCCAGTCACCTCCCACGAGAAGGATCTGCTCAACCTCCCTCTAGTTTTCCGTATCTCTTGCCCTGTGCCAGCTCCATCCTACATTGCTACCACCAGACTAAATTTAGCTTTCACCTGATTTTTTCCCTGATCCAGTCCTTTAGGGGCTTCTCAACGAGTAGCCCACCAAGACTGAACTCTAGGAAGGGTTCGAGGCTCCTCACTTTGGCTCTAGCCTTAACTTGCACCAGACCAGGCTCTTTGTCTCTCTCCCACCTCTGGAATTCCATAGCTGTCTGGGGCTTTGCCTCCCTGTCTGCCTTGTCTGGCTCACCCCAACAAGGCAGCGATTTAGTCTTCTctgagggaggggctgagagTTTGCGTTCTGTTTTATCTCCCTCAGCAAACTACAGAAACACCTGCAGAACTGAATGAACTTTCCATCAGACACTCCTCCCTCTTCCATGTCTCAGGGCAGGTCTAGGGCCAGTGCTGGCCCCATTGCCTTGCCTCTCTGCTTGCATCACTTACTCAGAAGCGCCTGGATTCAGAGACACGTGGAATTTGGATTTACCAATTTTGAATGGCCTATGTGCCATTTTTACTTTGCTAGCCAAAATGCTGGTTTCCTTTTGTTGTTTGAGCTCCTCTGTCTTGCTCTCTGCTGTCTCCCCACTTCACGGAAAAGAGAAGGGTAATTATaaaacaggaggagttcctgttgtggcttattgGTAGccaacctaactagtatccatgaggacttgggttcaagccctggctccactcaatgggtttaggatctggcattgccgtgagctgtgctataggttgtagatgcagctcagatcctgcatccctgtggctgtggtgtaggccggcagctgcagctccgatatgacccctagcctgggaacttccatatgccaagggtgcggcccttaaaaaaacgagagaaaacaaaaaccaggaggaAACACTGAGTTTACAGCTTGAATCTAtttacttttctccatatccACGGCTACTGGCCTCATCCAAGCCACTGTCATCTCCCCTGGACAACCGCAGGAATCTCAGTTGTGTCCTTCTGCACCACTGCTGATGTCCTCCTGTGCACACTGCATCTGCACCCAGCAGCCAgagaatcctctttttttttttttttcattttttagggccacatctgcagcatgtggaagttcccaggctaggggttgaatcagagctacagctgctgccctacaccacagccacagcgacgccagatccgccagatccaagctgtgtctgcgacctacaccccagctcacagcaatgccggatccttaactcactgagcgaggccaggaatcgaacctgtgtcctcatggatacaggttgggtttgttactgctgacccaaggtgggaactcccattgggaTCTTCTTAGACCCAACGGGATGGGGAGCAACTACAACTCTCATACTTGCTGATGGGAACACGATTGGTCTATGCACTTCAGACAACTCTGCTAATATCTGTTAACGCCAAACATTTACATACTTTGAGAATCAGCAGttttactcctaggtatacatccaaaagaaatgcaaacatacGTTCCCCTAAAGACATTTGCAGGAACGTTTATAGAACATTATCTGGACAAAACCCAGCAGATGTCCAACAGTAATAGGATGTTCAAATAAATTGTGGTGCTAGTCACACAGTGGGATGCATAAGAAAtaacaaacttggagttcctgtcgtggcgcagtggttaacgaatccgactaggaaccatgacgttgcgggttcgatccctgcccttgctcagtgggttaaggatccggcgttgccgtgagctgtggtgtaggtcgcagacgcggctcggatcccgcgttgctgtggctctggcgcaggctggcagctacagctccgattagacccctagtctgggaacccccatatgccacaagagcggcccaagaaatggcaaaaaaaaaaaaaaaaaagaaataacaaactaggagtttccatcgtggcccagcggaaacaaatctgaccagcatccgtgaggacacaggtttgatccctggcctttgctcagtgggttaaggatcctgtgttgctgtgagctgtggcgaaggttgaAGATTCAGCTTGggtttgacattgctgtggctctggtgtaggccggtggctacagctccgatgagacccctggcctgggaacctccatatgccttgagtgtggccctaaaaaaaagaaaaaaacacacaccaaaaaaaaaaaaaagaaaaactacaacaaCATGTAATACTGTGTATGAACCTTACAAACATTACATTGAGCTCAAGAAGCCAGAGCAAAAATGCTCActctgtatgattccatttatataaagtgctGAAGAGGCAAACCTAACCTAGGGGTGGAAGTCAGGGGTTCTTGTCGGTGTGGGGTAGGGCCTGGTGGGAGGCATGTCTGGAATTCTAGTAAGGCTCTGTACCTTGATCTGCATGCCCAGCACCCGGGTGTGTTCCCTTTGTAAAAATTTGCTGAGCTGTGTATTAAGAATCTGGGCACTTGTTTGAATGACTTAAATAAAAAGCTCCCAGACAAgttgaaaaatttccaaaaaaaggtaaaaagtccTTCAAGGGTTGTCTGTGGACTTAGAATAAAGTTCGAATTCCTCACGGTGCCTTTCAAGGGTGTACTTGCTCTGGGCTCTGCCCGCCTCAGATCTCACCtcatcaaaccccagccacactGGCCGCCGGTCCTGTCCTCCGATGCGAGGGCCTCTTCCGGCCCGAGGCTTTGTACTTGCCTGTCTGCAATGCTGATTCTTTCTTTCCGTCTTTTGGGTCTCAGTTCAGAAATCAAGGCCTTCCTTGAAAATGCCTCCCACCTGCCCGAGGAGCTTTTTGTGACGGCATCCTGGCTCTGTTTCCTTGATGGTCTCTACTTTTATCTGAAATCATCTCGCTCCTTTATCTATTTTGTTCCCTATTAATCGAGGGCCTGTTACGTGCAAGGCACTGGCCTAggcgcctggcacagagcagccaACGAAGCAGGCAGCGCTTCGTCTTGTGGGCCTTACATTTTTGCTCTCTTGATGCTGCGTGTCTGCCCGGCAGAAGCACCAGCTTCAGGGAGAGTAGGGGCCTGGCCTGTGTCCTCGCGGTGCACACTTGAGAAAGCCTCCTCCAGAGTGGCTCGGGgcgtggaggggaggagggccgCCGGGGACGAGCATGTGGGGGGGCCGTGACTCCTGGGGGTCCTCCCAGGAGCAGGCTggtgagatggtggtggtggttcagGCTGGAGAAGGGGTCCGATGTGACCCCACGTGAGGCCGCGGGTCTGGGAGGAGTGTGCCGTCTCAGAGAGTTGAGATGGGAGCTACAGAGTGGGGTCCAACAGCCATAAATCCATGCAGGAGGGGGACTGGGGGAAAAGACCCGGACGGGAATGGGGGTGCTGCGTAAGAAGAAGAGGAAGCCCCACGTAGCTGACCGTGTGTGGCCTGCAGAAGGGGAGGCACCCCTTGAATTTCATG
The Phacochoerus africanus isolate WHEZ1 chromosome 14, ROS_Pafr_v1, whole genome shotgun sequence DNA segment above includes these coding regions:
- the GLTPD2 gene encoding LOW QUALITY PROTEIN: glycolipid transfer protein domain-containing protein 2 (The sequence of the model RefSeq protein was modified relative to this genomic sequence to represent the inferred CDS: inserted 1 base in 1 codon); translation: MGVTSLSRLVPRCWGRSAIPLIIFTLLLLYLWAQSLREWPLPSPAPGGIRDSRPSEPKALTALSRLXPGALSGCRSGTQSCIAKGLPPFQAQQQSGSLEREEPQCLSPHGMLGRIMRPFRASLNPKGDVELSQYLAGWRELVRFLTPLGSVFSFATSEAFAKVTVLEALVHGPEAAHYTSLATMVAWERPGVAPRHSTRNPGSRTMLLLHRALRWSQLCLHRVATGPPGGPDAGAQCSDAYSTALAPHHPWLVRQAAHLAFLAFPGRGRLLELACPGVKEAEARAALAQAAGTLEDVYNRTQGLLAERRLLQLA
- the VMO1 gene encoding vitelline membrane outer layer protein 1 homolog; its protein translation is MKPGTGAKLLLLLLWAACGKCARADGPSGYTSVIEVTNGGPWGDWAWPEMCPDGFFASGFSLKVERPQGIPGDDTALNGIRLHCARGNAELNTHVVESQSGRWGVWSEPLWCPGGGFLVAFSLRVEAPVTPGDNTAANNVRFRCSDGTELQGPGLAWGEFGDWSEPCPKGVCGLQTKIERPRGLRDDTAINDARFFCCRN
- the TM4SF5 gene encoding transmembrane 4 L6 family member 5 isoform X2, producing the protein MCTGKCARFVGLSLIPLSLVCIVANALLLVPNAKTTWTKDHLSLQVWLMAGFIGGGLMVLCPGIAAVRAGGKGCCGTGCCGNRCRMLRSVFCSAFGMLGAIYCLSVSGAGLRTGPKCFMNDSWGYHFEETAGSYLLNRTQWSLCVEPPGVVYWNVTLFSLLVAASCLEILLCGVQLVNACIGVFCGDCRKEGAGQ
- the TM4SF5 gene encoding transmembrane 4 L6 family member 5 isoform X1, which produces MCTGKCARFVGLSLIPLSLVCIVANALLLVPNAKTTWTKDHLSLQVWLMAGFIGGGLMVLCPGIAAVRAGGKGCCGTGCCGNRCRMLRSVFCSAFGMLGAIYCLSVSGAGLRTGPKCFMNDSWGYHFEETAGSYLLNRTQWSLCVEPPGVVYWNVTLFSLLVAASCLEILLCGVQLVNACIGVFCGDCRKEVGRCGMELPRKPVCSLAASSLSLFRQGAGQ